In Nitrososphaerales archaeon, one DNA window encodes the following:
- a CDS encoding homoserine kinase: MERVIVRAPATTSNLGPGFDVHGLALDVMYDTVEIARVDKRGIQIEVEGVGKDRIPTKPSYNTAGRVALEFLRRYGRCGLKIKIIKGIPPGSGLGSSAASAAATSVGLNTLLQTKLDNLNLTEIASKGEIASAGTAHADQVSASIYGGFVIVYSYKPLSVAAFPPPKNVEFALAVPQNIEKTTKQARAVLPRRVSLSNVVNNLGACSLVTAGMILSDPELIGRGMNSDCIVEPARSSLYPGFTKAKLAAIECGALGVTLSGAGPTIIAVVDPLKASAQEVSKAMKLAYESEGVACESYVSRATTGAKVIDTS; the protein is encoded by the coding sequence ATGGAGAGGGTAATCGTTAGAGCACCAGCAACGACCAGTAATCTGGGACCGGGTTTTGATGTACATGGCTTGGCCCTCGATGTGATGTACGATACTGTAGAGATCGCCCGGGTCGATAAGAGAGGTATTCAGATCGAGGTAGAAGGTGTTGGTAAGGATCGAATTCCTACAAAACCGAGTTACAATACCGCAGGTAGGGTGGCTTTAGAATTTCTAAGACGGTACGGTCGATGTGGTTTAAAGATAAAGATCATCAAGGGCATACCACCAGGCTCGGGCCTTGGTAGTAGTGCCGCAAGTGCAGCAGCGACGAGTGTGGGTCTAAATACTTTACTTCAAACAAAGCTCGATAATCTTAATTTAACAGAGATCGCGAGCAAAGGAGAGATCGCCTCGGCTGGCACAGCCCACGCCGATCAGGTTTCAGCCTCCATATATGGTGGCTTCGTTATTGTATACTCTTACAAACCATTAAGTGTAGCCGCATTCCCTCCGCCAAAGAATGTCGAATTCGCTTTGGCTGTACCTCAAAATATTGAAAAGACCACCAAACAGGCTAGAGCGGTACTCCCAAGGAGAGTATCTCTATCGAATGTCGTTAATAATCTTGGAGCCTGCTCTCTCGTCACCGCTGGCATGATTCTATCGGATCCCGAGCTTATAGGACGTGGGATGAATAGTGACTGTATAGTGGAGCCCGCAAGGAGCTCTCTATATCCAGGTTTTACGAAAGCTAAGCTCGCTGCGATCGAATGTGGTGCTCTGGGTGTGACTCTCAGTGGTGCTGGCCCGACGATAATCGCTGTGGTCGATCCACTTAAAGCTTCAGCTCAAGAGGTTTCTAAAGCTATGAAATTAGCTTATGAATCGGAGGGGGTTGCATGTGAAAGTTACGTTTCTCGTGCGACTACTGGTGCGAAAGTGATCGATACTTCATAA
- a CDS encoding phospholipid carrier-dependent glycosyltransferase codes for MNVLQMKIGSLPVLSIILTLLAFLIRIWRLEEPNALVFDEFYYAQAAYSYVKNLTDPNWVHPPLGKEMISIGILIFGYNPFGWRIVSAIIGALSITIIYLTADEIFRKPFISFSSAFILTFDPFHFIHSRIALLDIFLAFFILTGFYAYVKYIKQNVKSKSLIWLVISSITFGLALATKWPAIFAILAAILLPHFGGVGKEGEGGVVTIKPLVGTPLRITLLLTIPATIYMLTYLPHFIAGKSLEYWYLIHKETLIFHLTVKDTHPYASPPWLWLLPLHRIPYYLDLSTGAEITTILNPIIVWVGLPSTIVLMINSFKRDSLRLAIPFGFLFLYLPWFLSPRMTFLFYLLPANSFLILATSWLLEVLWDERGIYRLISISCLIMIFVIFIIFYPRISALRF; via the coding sequence ATGAATGTATTACAAATGAAGATAGGTAGCTTACCTGTATTGTCGATTATTCTAACACTACTCGCATTTCTTATACGTATCTGGCGTTTAGAAGAACCGAATGCTCTGGTCTTCGATGAATTTTACTATGCTCAGGCTGCATACTCTTACGTGAAGAATCTTACCGATCCAAACTGGGTTCACCCTCCATTGGGTAAAGAAATGATCTCAATCGGTATCCTCATATTCGGTTACAACCCCTTCGGTTGGAGGATTGTAAGTGCCATCATCGGGGCCCTCTCCATTACCATCATCTATCTTACCGCAGATGAAATCTTTCGTAAGCCTTTCATCTCATTTTCATCGGCCTTTATACTCACATTCGACCCATTCCACTTCATTCACTCACGCATTGCTCTACTCGATATCTTCCTCGCCTTCTTTATCTTAACGGGATTTTACGCGTACGTTAAGTATATCAAACAGAATGTAAAGAGTAAGAGTTTAATATGGTTGGTGATATCGAGCATTACATTCGGATTAGCGCTCGCCACAAAATGGCCAGCCATATTCGCTATTTTAGCTGCAATTCTCCTCCCGCATTTTGGAGGTGTAGGTAAAGAAGGAGAAGGAGGGGTTGTTACGATTAAACCATTGGTCGGTACACCGTTACGCATAACCTTGCTTCTCACGATTCCCGCCACCATCTATATGCTCACATATCTACCACACTTTATAGCAGGTAAATCGTTAGAGTATTGGTACCTTATTCATAAAGAGACTTTGATATTTCACTTAACTGTAAAGGATACCCATCCATACGCAAGCCCACCGTGGTTATGGCTCCTCCCTCTACATAGAATTCCGTATTATCTCGATCTATCCACTGGGGCGGAAATTACTACTATACTCAATCCGATCATAGTATGGGTAGGTCTGCCTTCCACCATCGTACTCATGATCAATTCATTCAAGCGTGACTCATTACGGTTAGCGATTCCATTCGGATTTCTCTTCTTATACCTTCCCTGGTTTCTATCACCACGCATGACCTTCCTATTCTACCTTCTACCGGCCAATTCATTTCTAATACTCGCTACTTCATGGTTATTAGAGGTCCTTTGGGATGAAAGGGGTATTTATCGTCTTATCTCAATCTCATGCCTTATTATGATATTCGTAATATTCATCATATTTTATCCCCGTATCTCCGCCCTCCGATTCTAA